The DNA region ATACTCAAGGGAAGTACAAGGCCATTGGCAATGGCATCTCTGAGAGAAAGAGGAAGTTGTTGCAATGAAATAGATGCATAATCAAATGCAGCTCGTAGATTTTGAGGTAAAACATCTTCATCAAACTTGGGCGTTTCAACACGACATTCATTATATTCTTCCTTCATTCTAGACTCGCCCTCCACTGATAACTTGCTCGAAATAAAAAACTTGCTTTTCATCTGTCAACTAATTTTCATGAGATTCAATAGAATATATTCTTCTTAATTAAGATCTTGATCAATTATTCTTACTGAATCAAACAATCTCAAGGATGCTGTGATTTCAGCATTTAAACCATCTTTTATCAACAAGTCCATTTTTGTCATATTAACTATTGAAAAGGGAAATTTCCTGCAAGATTATATGATAAGaaacatattaaacaaattaaacaaaaaaggGTTACTACTATACTCACTCAAGGACAAGCCTAGCATGAAAGGATCCTGTACTACTTGATCCAAACCATTCGAAATTCCATCGTCCTTCCAATAGAGATGATCTGAATATCTTAAAcgaattagtatttatttaaatttaatataattaatgtaaGAAGATGGAAGACTGTAGGAAAAAAGAATTGTACGTGGTTGGACGTGAAGTTGGATTCAGCCTCTCAAGATCAATTATCCTTTCATTAACATCGATTCTCATCAAATCTGTTGTGTTTCCAGATACTAAAGAAGAGAATCCTCCAGCATCTTTGATCTGAAACAAATATGTGAAgctaatatatgtatatatatagcatggtgaaaggaagaagaagaagatttgtAAAGAAAAGAAGTAACCGCAAGAAGAAGCGATTCTTTAGCAGAGACACGTTCCATTTCCCTAGCATAAGTTACTGAAGGGGCTTGAACTGGTGGCTGGTAGGTTGCTCTAAGACTGAATTGTCTTGTTCGATTGTTGATGATCAAGATTTTACCATTAAAATCCGGGAAGAAACTGGATGAAGAAGGCTGTGATGAAATGGGGAAATGAGACAACCTACAACCATTAGATACATGTCCTGGAAAAACGGTTGCAAGAGAACACATAAACAAGAAAGCCATTGATAGAAAATCAGAGAAGAAGCTCACACTAGTGGGGAGAGGTCCGAAATCCTTAAATAGTCcactatttttgtttattttaacaTCAACTAAGGCCTTGTTTTAAACatggttatttggataaaaaaaaatgtgtatttGGAATTATGAAAAAGTGAGTTGTTTAGATTATTTGGATACAGAgatgttaaaattataaatataataaaaagtagtttatttcttaaaaaaattagaaaatttaatttatgtgattaataaaatgatataagatgagatttaaattatttgagaatAAACCTAAGTTATGAATTGTGATATGGATTTGGCCTTTAATGAAGTGTTAAAGATAAGTAACTTCTTCATTTTGTTATTGGATTGATATAAGTTAGGTAAAGATaagttatttgattaaaaaactttaaaatgtattaaaatttaattaaaaaataaaatttaaaagtatacataaataaaattttaaaagtataaaatgaAATGTCTAAAGAAGTTATACTAAATCATATTAGacttatatttttagttatatttcaTATTCAAGCATGTGGGATTTGTACCTTGTTAGTTGACAGTAACTTTCATGCTTTAATAAATCaggtaaaagaattaaaatatctCACATGTCTCAAAAAATAGCTAATTTAAAACAAGCATTCTACACTACTCATTTAAATCTAGATCTAACCTTTAATGGTCcaattttttcacatttaatatatttaatttgttattattattttaaatgattctgGTGAACATTAGAACTAATCgccatttaatattttatgattggaaaaaaaataaatatttataaaaaatcataataatttatgaaaaataaataaatttaaatgacaatctaataaacaatttaaataatgataattagtTATACCTAAAAACtcatacaataataataaattaataacttcgataaaattaataatttgtctaGTCCCAACTTGGGATCAGTACAAAATTAGACTTCAATCGATAAAATAATAGGATAATAACTTTTTTGAAATCTCAGTGTGTATATATTGGTCCCAacgaaattataaattaataattagtaaaagatgtcaaattttaaaatttttgataaaaaatgaatttctagtcacttgatttgtttttttgaagTTCAAATCTATATTGagttcatttttaaaatttttcattaCACTTAAGAATTGATGcattatctttttatattacaataaaaaactGTGAAGAGTTGTTGCCGCTTCcaatacttctttccgagtacATTGGacttaaaaatttaaagttcatacgtaaaatattttttaattaataaatgatcatttattgatataataatattttgttaaattaataaaatatttcaatctaaaaattattaatttatagaggttttattataaaaatgctTCAATTTAAAGTACTCGGGGATTGTGGTTATATTTGGGTCAGAATTTTATCATAAACTAGATGATAAGTTAATAAGTATGAATAatgatgacaatttgaaaccgccccacgaaaatcgaaccgaattATCCCGTTTGTGACGGTTTTTCTCCGAAACCGAACGGGAATGGGGcagggatggtatttgtgtcccccgcccccaTCCGCTCCGATTCTGCCTCTAATATCatagatataattaaatatattaaatcattaatatattttataagaatattaatgttattttttttataataatataaaattttaatatattataatatatattatattaaaaaattcatttatataatttatttttttaaagaaaattattaactaTGCACCGCGAGATTTCCCGAAACCGAAAAATAACCGAACGGGACAgggataatattaaaaaatccccAAAATTAAAACGGGATgaggatggtaaatgcattccccacCCCGAACTGCCCCATTGTCATCCTTAGatattgatataaattatatgagaggtcttttctataataattattttttatttaataaaaatatatattaaaattaataaatatgtaattaattattaaattgaaacaATAACACAAccaaaatacaattattttctagaaaaagaaaaaaaaagtttattatgCTATAAAAATAGtcataaaaaatcatttatctttttactatattttatattatttgttaataaataattatatatataaaattttatctgtattaaatattttataatttatataattatatatttaataacttatttaaatatatatatttttttatttgtcatattttataataatattttttttaatttatagatacatttttattttaactctcttttatttatttatttttttaacatttatatattttttaaattagattttttaataaatagttatatatatatatatatatatatatatatatatatatatatatatatatatatatatatatatatatatatatataattctatttttattaattattttataacattatatatacagaccatttttaaaatttataatgtatataaaaatttatttaaaagttaatttactatatatttaaataaagaaaaattaatctctttgattatttgtctacattttatattgaaaatatagttttaacttattaataaaaataaaatatttgtttttatcaaaaaaaattcacaaattaatattttattaatttataaaataggtatacataaatttataaataaaattcatcatTTATAAATTGTCGAATGGTTAAACTGATCATCTTTCACACTTAAGACTAGAGTTCGAATCCTTGCATATTCAAATTTAAGTGAATTATATGTGTGGATAAGAGGCAGCTGTGATTGGTTTGCCGAATGATAATAGAGATgcgtgaaagtgtgattgaggtGTGATTTGTCGAAGAATAAGAGATCAGTTGTAAAAGATCACAAGATGGATAAGAGTTTGATACCAAAGGGTCGTAAGCTCCCGAGTTTAGATTTCTCGGTTGGGattaatggttaaaaatatatgtgaatgacATAATAAAAAGACTATCTCATGATATATGTTTTTGAACACGATTAAGAGTATGTGTTATTTTTCTTGTCAATTTTGAACTCATATTAATGTAATAATGAGCTTCAATGACAATACATTTAGATTAACTTACTTGATTGTGCGAATGTTGCTCTCaatactataaatatatatgtattgtaTTAGATTTGTTCATCTCTTTCATGTATTAGATTTGTTATTCACAATTCAATATTTTAGATCTAGTTCTTTCTTGAATGTTAGTTTTATAGTCTTTTTCAACAAATACAAATTTGTAATATCTttctaatttgtttataaaaatgcacggttaaaagaatataaacTCACTCACTTAAGATTGTAATTTCGATGATAATCCAAGAACTTGTGTACCATTGTAGATGCTTTTAGAACAGACATATCAAGTTAGAGTTATATGTCCGAAACCaagtaatatgaaaaatattttcataaatgtTGTGTACTGTGTTTTGGTTATAGATTTTCCATTCTAGTTTCATTTAACTTACTTGATTGTTGCATTTAATACTATAAAGGTATATAATATTGAGTATTTtctgaaaaaaattattaatctttttcatgtattaaatttgttattcaCATTCCAAGATTTCAAAATTGGTTATTTTTTGGAAGTTAGTTTCTTTGTCTTTCCTAACAAATTTGTAATAtctttataatttgtttataaaaaagtaAGGCTAAAAGAATATGAACTCTATCATTTAAGATTGTGACTTCGATGACAAATTAACTTAAGAACTAGCATACCAAAACTACCGTACCATTGTCGAGTCTTCTAAAACAGACACATCAAGTTATACTTTTTGGTTTTCCGAAATCTAGTAATATGAAAAATATCCTCATAAATGTTGTGTATTGTATTTTGGTTGGAGATTTTTTTATTCCGACTTCATTTTATACCAAACTCAAGTTTCAACCAGACAATGCGCTATTTATAGTACTTTCATCTGACATTCAAATTAATGttacaaaatatctttattatGAACAATATAAAATTCTTTTATAGTTTGACTTAAGATACCAAAAGGTCACAAGTtcgatttcatctgaaaacactttgagtttaagcggggagTCATGACTGTGGGGTGTAATACtagttcttttttaattttaaaaaataaataaattattttctactttttttatGGTTGTGCATTATTATTTTAGGTTGGAgttcttatatattattattttaggttGAAATGAAGTGATtcactaaaaatattatgtatatcATGAAGCAAGAAAATTTactgtaattatttttttcgatTACAAAATTAGataagatataattttattttttagttaatcaattttataacagatatataataaaataaaattgattgcaacataaatcaaataagtATAATTCATCTCATtgatattaaaatgttaatttgattgatgagtGGAGTTATTATTGAACCAAAACATCTCTTTATTTAGACTTCCATCTTTTGTCATgtcaactttttttaataaatttaaaatatgaacatctaattaaaatatcttataattaaaataataaaaatattatttgagttttaatatttaactattatgatgtatattaatttgaatctaataattcatataaaattttctaatagTATCAACATAGTGGAGGTTAAATCACATTAATTTTATCACGTAACTATATGTGAAAATGATTCATGAAGATAATAGAGATCTCcttattaacaatttttatatcAGGAATATCGTCCAGATTTTTACCACGACTTTGACAAAGCTTGATTTAAAAGGTAAAACAAACTGTATAGGcaaattaatttaagagaaataaCTGTTGTAGTACTTATGATATGTTATTCAATATGCTCTTAGCATCAGTTCACAATTTTGCTTACAAGTGCGGGTACATGGAATATACAGTAGGACTCTGGGTAAGTTCGACAAGTCCTCGGGTTAGGGAAGCCTAGTCCCAGTGCCGTccatttgttaaatatattatgctATTTAGTTAAatgtttgtaattttaaatataaaatgtgttTAGTTTAAtggtttaagataaaaaattagtGCATATATACATTTATGCGttaaaatttcaacaaaaacaatttttttaatcaatttttaaagtaagaaagatatatctttttttattagggCTGGGGCAGCCCGAACAGGCTCTGCATacgggaaatttgattaaataacctcaaagatgaggttatttgatctggtggtgagttgataatttttttgcgctcgtggttttatattattttttagacgatattgcccttgtagcgaaacgctaagtcccttagcgtttcgctaagtggattagggttagtataaatactctaatattttcatttccttagtttactttctctctcttctcatgttctctctttcacggcggcCGACAACGGCGACGGAGGTTGCAGGCGGCGGTTCAATTCATACAGatctatacagatttacaagatctTCTAACCTaatccatttatgtttttatctatacagatttacaagatctatatagaactaaccctaaatctattttgcatgcaggtctcCGATGCTAGGGTTTAGGGTATGCAGGTCTTcgattctaaggatttgaaggtcgaggaagatgttcatttcaaaatctaattcgagttatgttcatgtttacatttttttcatttcaaaaaccttttcgtatttcgttcatatttggttcatatggtcttcttatttgttatttggttcatattggttcatgtttgagcatttcgttaggttcttatttgttattggttcatatttgcagaaaatctctGATTAGATCGTATGTgtttccgtttcagggaagatttgCTAAACGTTTCGCTcgggacttaccgtttcgctacggacttactgTTTCGCTAAgtagtacctcgcgattcgctaagtgtcaagattttttgttatttatagttaatcatgaacttcatttgacaatGTATCTACATCACTTCATGGTTATGAAGAGAAGTTTTGTTAGCAAAATAAACCTTATCTTTTTACAttaatggaaacatttagattcttcagaaaaggcCTTTGAAAATCTATCATTGAGCTCAAGATAAGCAAAGATTGGCTGACTTTGATTTCGTTAGTCAttaagctaaagaaataaatttcaaacaattttctcttaGCTGGAGCTAAATGATAGTTTCTTCAAAGgccttttctgaagaatctaaatgtttccatgtaaaattataaggtttattTTGCTAACACAGcttctcttcaaaaccatgactttgttg from Impatiens glandulifera chromosome 5, dImpGla2.1, whole genome shotgun sequence includes:
- the LOC124939114 gene encoding probable plastid-lipid-associated protein 13, chloroplastic; its protein translation is MAFLFMCSLATVFPGHVSNGCRLSHFPISSQPSSSSFFPDFNGKILIINNRTRQFSLRATYQPPVQAPSVTYAREMERVSAKESLLLAIKDAGGFSSLVSGNTTDLMRIDVNERIIDLERLNPTSRPTTSSLLEGRWNFEWFGSSSTGSFHARLVLE